CCTCTTCACCGGCATAGAGGTGGGAAGCGCCCTTCAATACCGCTGTCCCCAATAGACTGGCAATATTGTTCTCCAGGGCTCGGATTTCCATCATTTGCCGCAAATAAGTCATCAATTGCTCTTTAGTGAGCGATTGTTCCTCAATTAATGCGGTCACTTCTTCAATCGTATGGATCTTCTTTTCTGTCATTAATACACTCCACTTCTAAATTTGTAAATCGAACTCATTTTATAGCCGCCATTCCATTTTCTGGGCAGGCGGCCTTCAAGGGCTACATAACATAACTCTAAACACCGTTAATTATAGGTCAATCACCCAGATTAGACACCCTTCCAGACCAAGTTAGGATATTCATCCAATTAATCATGAACAAATTACCAAAAAATCATATGACATTATGCTAATAAGTGGACTGGTAAATTGTCATTATCTTGCTTGATGTAATTCAAACGCCCGGGCGGCGTCGTACATGGCCACAACATTCTCCGGGGGGACATTGGCCTGGATATTGTGCACCTGGTTGAAGACATAACCACCACCCGGCATGAAGATCTGCAGCCGCTCCGTCACATGCGCCCGAATTTCATCCGGGCTGACATTGGATAGGACCGATTGGGTATCACACCCGCCGCCCCAAAAGACCAACTGCTCACCGAATTCAGCTTTGAGCTTCTCCGGCGCCATATTATTCGCACTGGTCTGAACGGGGTTGAGGATATCCACACCGCATTCGATCAGGTCAGGGATCAGCGGGGTGATGCTGCCACAGGAATGCAGGAAGACCTTGCATTGTGAATGGTCATGAACGAAGTGATAAAGTTGTTTATGTCCGGGCTTAATGGTCCTTTGATACATTCGGCGGGACATCTGTGGGCGGTCCTGAGCGCCAAGGTCATCGCCAAACTGGACGATCTGAACATGGTCGCCAACCGCTTCCAGATATAGGGCCAGATTTTTCAGATGCTTCTCCACCATGCCCTGAATCAGGTCCTCTGTGAAGGCGCCGCCCTCGGCCAAGTCTTCCATGAAGCGCTCCCAGCCCCGCAGCTTCTGCCCCATCTCCAGAATACTGCCGCCAAAAGCCGCCATGATGGCGTAATCGGTGGTCTCATCAAGCAGTTTTGCCCGGTCTGCCAGGGCTTTCAGTTGTTCATCGGTCAGGAGGGGAATGGGAATGTCTTTCAGGTCCGCTGATGACGTTGCATCACGCAGCGGTGGATTGACGCGGGTGAAATAGAGGCTGTCCGGTGACATTCGGCGAACCGGAATGCCCTTCTCCCAGACCAGCCAGCCGCCATCCGACTCATTTGGCCGCAGGTCCAGCCCCGCAGAGACCCAACACCCCACCCCATTGGGCAGCGTCCAGGGTTTCCACTTACCGGTCTGAGCTTCACCCAGCGAATGCGTCAGAGGAATCACGTCACCGCCAAATCGCTCCAGTACTTCCAGCTCCACTTCCGCAAGCTGCTGCCCAATGTCGATGATGCGGATCTGGCCGCTCTCGATCCCTAGGTGTTTTTTCAGCTTGTCATACGCAATTGCCATAATCCCGGTGGAAGCCATTCCGCCCAGGTCAATTGGGACCCGGCGGGTGGGCTCATGGCGCAGCGCTTTCATAATCCTCTCGCGGGAGGTTTCCGAAGCATGGTAATTTGCTTGCATTTGAGTTGTCAAAGAGGGTTCCTCTTATGATATGGAGAAATTTTGGTGAATGGTCTCAGCCGAAAGCCAGAAAATACTCGGCGAATAACTCAATTTTGGTAGGAGTAATTATATGGCATATCATTTAATAAATTAGGGGATTCTCTGTTAATTAACAAAACGATAACCTAATCCAGTCAAAACCCGGTTGATAGATGCCTGGGTTAAATTGTCACAAAACAATAAGGGGAAAATGCCCAGTGCACCCCTGGCCGGATAAACCGGCCAGGGGTTGGGAGCACTAATAATTTATAACAACTCTAAAACAAATTTTCATCCAACCATTGATGCAAATCATTAAAATCAATCGTTGAAAAGTCACCAGTATCAATGTCATACATCGGGCAAAAATCCATCGGGACCACGGTCTTGGAACGCTCGGCCAGTTCATCGCCAAATTCCGCACCGGGGTGTGCAGAGTGGCGCAGCCCAACGCGAGAAATATAACGCTCTTTCAGAATTTCCCCTGCTGCATGGCACCAGATCTCAACTGCCTTATCAGCGCCAACGCTCTCCAGTCCTGCCTTCACATCCTCATTGGGCGGCAAGCCAAACCATGCATCCAACACGACAATGGCATCCTTAGGGAAATCGCGAATCTCCGCCCAGATGATTTTCTTACAGGTCCTGCTCAGTGTCCGGTTATATTCACGGTCACCGACGCCTAGTTCATCAAACATGGGTTCCTTGAGCATATCCAGAGTGATCAAAGGGGCATGGTAATATTCGGCGATATCCCGTCCAATCGAGGTTTTACCTGTCGCAGGCAAACCATTCACCATTATTATTTTTCGTTGGGTCTTATTCTCATTATTCATTTGTCATAACCTAATTTCGCAGCTGGCTGACTTTATGCCTGGCATATAAACCGGCACCAATCACGCCGGCATCATCCCCAAGCTGACAATGCTTTACATCGTAAACAAACCATTCGGATTCGGCAGTTGTAAGCTCTTTGACGAGTTGGCAAGCCGCCTCTCCCAATCCTCCGCCAATCAGGATCAGATCAGAGCCCAAAGTGGCACAAATCGAATCCATTGCACGACGTAAGGGACTGACCCACTTCAGCAGCAATTCTTTTGCTTCAAGGTGCCCT
This Chloroflexota bacterium DNA region includes the following protein-coding sequences:
- a CDS encoding methyltransferase, yielding MTTQMQANYHASETSRERIMKALRHEPTRRVPIDLGGMASTGIMAIAYDKLKKHLGIESGQIRIIDIGQQLAEVELEVLERFGGDVIPLTHSLGEAQTGKWKPWTLPNGVGCWVSAGLDLRPNESDGGWLVWEKGIPVRRMSPDSLYFTRVNPPLRDATSSADLKDIPIPLLTDEQLKALADRAKLLDETTDYAIMAAFGGSILEMGQKLRGWERFMEDLAEGGAFTEDLIQGMVEKHLKNLALYLEAVGDHVQIVQFGDDLGAQDRPQMSRRMYQRTIKPGHKQLYHFVHDHSQCKVFLHSCGSITPLIPDLIECGVDILNPVQTSANNMAPEKLKAEFGEQLVFWGGGCDTQSVLSNVSPDEIRAHVTERLQIFMPGGGYVFNQVHNIQANVPPENVVAMYDAARAFELHQAR